A region from the Triticum aestivum cultivar Chinese Spring chromosome 3D, IWGSC CS RefSeq v2.1, whole genome shotgun sequence genome encodes:
- the LOC123077106 gene encoding threonine--tRNA ligase, mitochondrial 1 yields MLVCLRRGLSLLRQRQPRLPPRLLLHLSAEPMGDPAVAPDAPYLEAVTQKRIRIFEEIQARQALERLNIGGDPIRVTLPDGAIKEGKKWISTPMDIATGISTGLAASCLIAQVNGVLWDMTRPLEGDCDLKLFKFDSNEGRDTFWHSSAHILGESIERVYGCKLCIGPCTTRGEGFYYDAHYKDLTLNDTHFGLIDKQAKKAVAEKQPFERIEVSRAEALEVFAENEFKVEIINELPEDKTITVYRCGPLVDLCRGPHIPNTSFVKAFACLKASASYWRGKADRESLQRVYGISFPDSKRLKEYQHMIEEAKKRDHRLLGQSQKLFFFHPLSPGSCFFLPNGAIIYNKLMDFLRKEYRERGYQEVLSPNIYNMQLWETSGHAANYKDNMFVFEIEKQEFGLKPMNCPGHCLMFGHEVRSYRELPLRMADFGVLHRNELSGALTGLTRVRRFQQDDAHIFCTESQIKDEVRACLEFIDYVYKIFGFEYELELSTRPEKYLGDIETWNKAEQQLTEALNEFGKPWKINEADGAFYGPKIDIGVFDALKRKFQCATLQLDFQLPLRFKLTYSAEDEAKLERPVMIHRAILGSVERMFAILLEHYNGKWPLWLSPRQAIVCCVSANSLTYAKEVHAQIRAAGFHVDIDMTDRTIQKKVREAQLAQFNYILVVGAKEAESGKVSLRVRDRADLSTESIADVIARFNDEVAAFQ; encoded by the exons ATGCTGGTCTGCCTCCGGCGAGGCCTCTCCCTCCTCCGGCAGCGCCAGCCCCGGCTcccgccccgcctcctcctccacctctccgcCGAGCCGATGGGGGACCCGGCCGTCGCGCCGGACGCGCCCTACCTGGAGGCGGTGACGCAGAAGCGGATCCGCATCTTCGAGGAGATCCAGGCCCGGCAGGCCCTCGAGCGCCTCAACATCGGCGGCGACCCCATCAG AGTAACTTTGCCTGATGGCGCGATAAAGGAAGGCAAGAAGTGGATATCGACCCCGATGGACATCGCCACGGGGATATCAACTGGGTTGGCGGCCAGCTGCCTGATAGCTCAGGTGAACGGCGTGCTCTGGGACATGACGAGGCCGTTGGAAGGCGACTGTGACTTGAAGCTGTTCAAGTTCGACAGCAACGAAGGGCGTGACACGTTCTGGCACTCGAGTGCTCATATTCTTGGAGAA TCTATCGAGAGGGTGTATGGCTGCAAGTTGTGCATTGGACCTTGTACTACAAGAGGAGAG GGTTTTTACTACGACGCCCACTACAAGGACTTGACACTGAATGATACACACTTTGGTCTCATTGACAAGCAAGCTAAAAAGGCTGTTGCG GAGAAGCAACCATTTGAACGCATTGAAGTCTCCAGAGCAGAAGCTCTTGAAGTTTTTGCGGAAAATGAATTTAAG GTTGAAATAATTAATGAATTGCCTGAGGACAAGACCATTACAGTATACAGATGTGGTCCTTTGGTCGACCTTTGCCGTGGCCCGCACATCCCAAATACTTCCTTTGTTAAAGCTTTTGCTTGCCTCAAG GCTTCAGCATCATACTGGAGAGGAAAAGCAGACCGTGAGAGCCTGCAGAGAGTATATGGAATCTCTTTCCCTGATTCTAAACGTCTCAAG GAATATCAACATATGATAGAGGAAGCTAAGAAACGTGATCATAGGTTATTAGGGCAGTCCCAGAAACTCTTCTTTTTCCATCCACTTAG CCCAGGTAGCTGCTTCTTCCTTCCAAATGGCGCTATAATATATAACAAATTGATGGATTTTTTGCGCAAGGAGTATAGAGAGAGAGGCTACCAAGAG GTTCTGAGTCCAAATATTTACAACATGCAACTTTGGGAAACCTCTGGACATGCTGCAAACTACAAGGACAACATGTTTGTTTTTGAG ATCGAGAAACAAGAATTTGGCCTTAAGCCAATGAATTGTCCTGGCCATTGCCTAATGTTTGGACACGAGGTTCGATCGTATAGAG AGTTGCCTCTCCGCATGGCTGATTTTGGAGTTCTGCACAGAAATGAACTTAGTGGTGCACTTACAGGTTTGACACGTGTCAGAAGATTCCAACAG GACGATGCCCATATTTTTTGCACGGAGAGCCAA ATCAAGGATGAAGTTCGGGCTTGCTTGGAGTTCATTGATTATGTTTATAAAATATTTGGGTTTGAATATGAGCTGGAGTTATCAACG AGACCAGAGAAGTATTTAGGTGACATTGAGACCTGGAACAAAGCAGAGCAACAACTGACAGAAGCATTGAATGAGTTTGGGAAGCCATGGAAG ATAAATGAAGCAGATGGTGCTTTCTATGGCCCGAAAATAGATATTGGTGTGTTTGATGCCCTCAAGAGGAAATTTCAGTGTGCAACTCTACAG CTCGATTTTCAGCTGCCACTTCGCTTCAAGTTGACTTATTCTGCAGAGGATGAAGCCAAGCTTGAGAGGCCTGTAATGATACACAGGGCAATACTAGGATCAGTTGAAAGGATGTTTGCCATTCTTTTGGAGCACTATAATGGTAAATGGCCGTTGTGGTTAAGCCCCCGACAAGCCATTGTTTGCTGTGTATCTGCCAATTCACTAACATATGCAAAAGAG GTTCATGCTCAGATACGTGCTGCTGGTTTTCATGTTGACATTGACATGACTGATAGAACAATTCAAAAGAAG GTGCGGGAGGCTCAGTTAGCCCAATTCAACTATATTCTAGTCGTCGGCGCAAAAGAGGCAGAGTCTGGAAAG GTCTCTCTGAGGGTAAGAGACAGGGCAGACCTATCCACAGAGAGCATTGCTGACGTCATCGCACGTTTTAACGATGAAGTTGCGGCTTTCCAGTGA
- the LOC123077107 gene encoding probable tRNA-splicing endonuclease subunit Sen2, with translation MDMSGPRWKKGKDGKDFAALAAAQPMSSNVTKLQSSLKGSKLVATLCSGGGDAVLGVNPQQAALLNRAAFGRALENAGAEKQWFQLGAEEVFYLHHALECIVVESASKDLMSQGELWDHLCSASESFPEMYKAYSHLRSKNWVVRSGLQYGTDFVAYRHHPALVHSEFAVVVVPEGSGFGGRCSRLKVWSDLLCALRASGSVAKTLLVLTISSNVCELGSPDCLEQLVVHERTVTRWIAQQCREQRCKPCREEAYKEEEDHTGETVVSNYWGVILGLTVLSSLLVYKLRFRR, from the coding sequence ATGGACATGTCTGGTCCAAGATGGAAGAAGGGCAAGGACGGCAAGGATTTCGCAGCCCTGGCAGCAGCCCAGCCCATGTCAAGCAATGTCACCAAGCTCCAGTCTTCACTGAAAGGATCAAAGCTTGTGGCAACTTTATGCAGCGGGGGCGGGGACGCGGTTCTCGGCGTGAACCCGCAGCAGGCCGCGCTTCTGAACCGCGCCGCCTTTGGCCGGGCGCTGGAGAACGCCGGAGCCGAGAAGCAGTGGTTCCAGCTGGGCGCCGAGGAGGTCTTCTACCTTCACCATGCTTTGGAGTGCATCGTGGTTGAGTCGGCAAGCAAGGATCTGATGAGCCAAGGGGAGCTGTGGGATCACCTATGCTCCGCATCAGAGTCGTTTCCCGAGATGTACAAGGCATACTCGCATCTCAGGTCGAAGAACTGGGTGGTGCGGTCAGGTTTGCAGTATGGTACGGATTTTGTCGCTTACCGTCATCACCCGGCGCTCGTCCACTCGGAGTTTGCTGTGGTTGTGGTTCCGGAAGGATCGGGGTTCGGCGGTAGGTGTAGCCGCCTGAAGGTCTGGTCTGATCTACTGTGTGCACTCCGAGCTTCTGGCAGTGTGGCCAAGACACTGCTGGTTCTGACAATCTCCAGCAATGTCTGTGAACTGGGATCCCCAGATTGTTTGGAACAGCTGGTTGTTCATGAAAGAACTGTTACAAGGTGGATAGCCCAGCAGTGCCGTGAGCAGCGATGTAAACCATGCAGAGAAGAAGCATATAAGGAAGAAGAAGATCACACAGGAGAAACTGTAGTTTCCAACTATTGGGGTGTAATACTAGGCCTCACAGTTCTTTCTAGCCTACTTGTATACAAGCTGAGATTCCGGCGATAA